From the genome of Thiovibrio frasassiensis:
ATCCAGAACAAATACCATGCAGAAAGTGCGGCAGGCCCAGGCAGAGCAACAACGTGCCGCGCAAAATACTGCGTCAGCCCAAGCCTCAGCCCAGGAATCGCAAAACAATCTGCGGGCTGCGCAGGCGGAAGAGCGTCGAGCTGCGGAGAGAGTTAGCTCGGCCCAGGCCGAGCACCGGAAAAACAACCAGCCCCAGCAATCCCAGACAACCGGGGAAAACATCAACATTCTGGCCTGAGCCCGTTACCCCCCCGGCCTAAACGGCTTGCATAACAAACCGACAATCCGCCCCCTGCTGCCCCCAATGCTCAAACAAATCCCTGTGCTTTTTCAATGGGTATTGAAAATTCAAACAGACTCGACTACACTAATTCGAAATCCGTGGACGTCTGATTTTTAATATCCTGCTATTGTAGCTATCCTACAGCTTTTAAGGGAGAAAAATTCAGTTGCTGCTCGATACCAAGACCCTCCTTTGCAGTCACCCCTCAGAAAACATTTATTCTCTCTTTCAGGCTATCATTCTTCCATGAGCCCTCCCAAAAAACAAAAACATTCTGCGACTAAAAGACAACATCAAAAGACTCCCCCCAATCAAAAAACTTCCTTTGATATCGAACAGGCCTTGGCCAAGGCTATCAAGAATCACCAAGCAGGAAACCTGCAACAAGCAGAAAAGCTATACAGAGAGATACTCTCACTAAAACCAAATCATGCGGAAACATTGCATGGGCTAGCTATCATTGCTTGCCAATGCAGACAATATACCGCAGCAGTCTCTCTCTTCCAAAAAGCTATTCATGAAGAGCCTACCAAAGCAGTGTATTATTATAATTTGGGCAATGCCTTCAAAGATCTGGGTCGATTTAATGAGGCCCTACCATGTTACGGACAGGCCCTGCGTTTAAAGCCAGATTATATTGAGGCATTAAACAACCTGGGGATAATTTTTCACAGCCAAGGAAAGTTTGACGAAGCAATCGCCGCCTACCACGAGGCATTACAGCTCAAACCGGATCATGCCGATGCCCTGTATAATCTGGCCAACACCCTGTACTCCCAAGGGCGGACCCAAGAATCCCTTTTATCTGCCCAAAAGGCCCTGGCGGCAAAAGAGGATTCCCCGGAAGTATACACCCTGCTGGGATATATTTTTCATAAACAAAAAAAATGGGAGGCTGCAGTTAAATGCTTCCAACATGCATTGCATCTCAGCCCAACGACCGCCATCCACTACTCTAATTTAGCCCTGGCCTTTCAAGAACAAGGAAAACTGGACGAAGCAGTAGCTTGCTATCAAAAGGCTATCGAACTGGATCCAGATTCCGCGATCGTATACAACAACCTCGGGAATCTCCTCAACAAACAAGATCGCCTCCTGGACGCCGAATCCTGTCTTCGCCAAGCACTAAAGCTCATGCCAGATTGTGCTGAGATGCACGGCAACCTTGGTGGCATTCTGAGGAGTCAGGGCCGGTTTACCGAAGCCGAAGCCAGCCTTCGCATGGCACTGGACATCATGCCTGATTATGCCTCGGCGTATAACAATCTGGCCAATACTCTCATGGCGCAAGGCTACCTCGCCGAGGCCGAAGCCAATTTTCGCCGAGCCTTGGAACTCAAGCCCGATTTTATCGAAGCGCATAGCTCCCTGCTTTTTGCGTTGAATTACCACCCGGATAAAAGTGGTGAGGCAATTTTTGAGACGTACCAAGAATATGACAAGCTGTTTGGCTTTCCCCATCGAAACAAATGGCAGAGACACACCAATAGCCGGGTTGTAAACCGCCGCCTGAAGGTAGGCTATGTATCTCCGGACTTTCGCCACCACTCGGCGCGCCATGTCCTGGAACCTTTGCTTGCCCACCGCGACAAGAAGGTGTTGGAGGTGTATGCCTATGCCGAACTCTCCAGAGAAGACACGAAAACAGCCCTATACAAGGGATATGTGGACCACTGGATACCCACAGCAGGCCTGACCGACGACGCTCTTGCCGAACACATCCGTGCCGACGCCATCGACATTCTGGTTGATCTCGCCGGGCAGACAACCAACAATAGACTGGGGGTATTTGCCCGCAAACCGGCCCCGATCTCAGTTTCATGGATCGGATGTGGCTACACCACGGGACTTACCGCCATTGACTATTACCTGACAGACCGCGCCATGGCTCCTGCCGGTAGCGAAAAATTTTTTTCCGAAACGCCCTGGCGTTTGACAACCCCTGGATTTACCTACCGTCCGGCAGAAGGTATGGGCTCCGTAAATCCCTTGCCGGCAATAGCGCGTGGACATGTTACTTTTGGGACCCTTACTCGGGCAATCCGTATCAACCACCGAACAATTCGGGTGTGGTCGGAGATTCTGAAACAGGTGGCAAACTCTAGATTGGTGATCGACAGCAGCAATTTTAAAGACACTGCCCTACAGACAGCTTTGGCCAAAAAATTTGCCGCTCATGGTATCAGCCGAGAGCGGCTGGAAATCGGCTTCCACAGCCCACCGTGGGATGTGCTGCGTGGCATGGATATTATGCTGGATTGTTTCCCCCACAACTCCGGCACCACACTGGTTGAATCCCTTTACATGGGGGTGCCCTTCGTTACCCTTGCAGGCCGACCCAGCGTGGGGCGACTTGGAAGTGCAGTCCTAGAAGGAGTTGATCATCCAGAGTGGATTGCCAGAACGGAAGACGAGTATGTGAAAATCGCCGTGGCCTTGGCCTCCGACCTCCCACAATTGGCAGCGCTACGTATTGTTTTGCGGAAAGAGTTGGAGACGGGTCCGCTCATGGATGAACCGTCCTTCGCACGCAAATTGGAATCTGCATACAGGGAGATGTTTGCAAAATGGTGCGAGAAAAATCAATGAAAGCCGTTATCCTCGCCGGGGGACTCGGCACCCGCATTAGCGAGGAAACCCACCTGAAGCCCAAGCCCATGGTTGAAATCGGTGGCAGGCCGATTCTATGGCACATTATGAAACTTTACTCC
Proteins encoded in this window:
- a CDS encoding tetratricopeptide repeat protein is translated as MSPPKKQKHSATKRQHQKTPPNQKTSFDIEQALAKAIKNHQAGNLQQAEKLYREILSLKPNHAETLHGLAIIACQCRQYTAAVSLFQKAIHEEPTKAVYYYNLGNAFKDLGRFNEALPCYGQALRLKPDYIEALNNLGIIFHSQGKFDEAIAAYHEALQLKPDHADALYNLANTLYSQGRTQESLLSAQKALAAKEDSPEVYTLLGYIFHKQKKWEAAVKCFQHALHLSPTTAIHYSNLALAFQEQGKLDEAVACYQKAIELDPDSAIVYNNLGNLLNKQDRLLDAESCLRQALKLMPDCAEMHGNLGGILRSQGRFTEAEASLRMALDIMPDYASAYNNLANTLMAQGYLAEAEANFRRALELKPDFIEAHSSLLFALNYHPDKSGEAIFETYQEYDKLFGFPHRNKWQRHTNSRVVNRRLKVGYVSPDFRHHSARHVLEPLLAHRDKKVLEVYAYAELSREDTKTALYKGYVDHWIPTAGLTDDALAEHIRADAIDILVDLAGQTTNNRLGVFARKPAPISVSWIGCGYTTGLTAIDYYLTDRAMAPAGSEKFFSETPWRLTTPGFTYRPAEGMGSVNPLPAIARGHVTFGTLTRAIRINHRTIRVWSEILKQVANSRLVIDSSNFKDTALQTALAKKFAAHGISRERLEIGFHSPPWDVLRGMDIMLDCFPHNSGTTLVESLYMGVPFVTLAGRPSVGRLGSAVLEGVDHPEWIARTEDEYVKIAVALASDLPQLAALRIVLRKELETGPLMDEPSFARKLESAYREMFAKWCEKNQ